The Saprospiraceae bacterium genomic interval AACCTGGCAGCTGGATTTGTTTTCAGACCTTTTCTCTTTTTCAAAAACTTATAAAATGCATTCAGCGAAGAAATTTTCCGTCGAATCGTTCGGGGATCTCTGTTTTTCTTGTGCAGATCAACGACCCATGCCCGCAATTGGACAAATCCGGCATCTTCGGGAAGTACCGCATTGAAATGAATTTCTAAAAACTGGATAAACTGTTGAATGTCAGCTATATATGCTTGCAGGGTGTGCGTCGAATATCGCTTTTCCGACTTGAGGTAAGTCTCGTAAATTAAAACAGTATCCATCGATCAGCAAAGCTAATCAATGAATAATGAATAATTTAAATATAACAAAAATAATTTATATGTATTTGGCAATATATTCCTGGCGGTATACCGCTTTAAGAATTTCAGACCTGCGCTCTACGGATGGTTTTGTAAAGTGTTTGCGTTTGCGCAACTGGCGTAAGGTTTGGGACTGCTCAAATTTCTTTTTATACTTTTTGAGAGCCCTATCGATTGATTCCATTTCTTTTACGTCGATAATGAGCATATTTTCTTGTTTGGACCGCAAATTTACGATTAATTTTATAAAAGCAAAAAAAAATAGCGAACCCGTTAGAGTTCGCTATTTTCTATTTAAAATTTGATCTTATTGTTTTTCGAAAACCCGGATAGCTGTATGCCCCCATGCACATAATGCTCCATCAGGATGCAGCGCAGAATTATTCGCTGATGGGAATTCAAAGACTTTCCATCTAAAGGTAATTGGACTTAAAGAAGCAATTTCTGGTGGAAATGCATCGTATTCTCCAGCTGTTTTACTTACTGGTGCCGCGGGAGCCACTAAGCGTAATCCACCTCCACAGCCATCCGTTTGCACCGGAAAAGCCAATGAATCGCCCCCTGACTGATTTTTGTAATTATAAAGCAGGTAAGGAACAAAAGTTACAGCCGCACCACCTGGTTGACCAATGATATACACGCCATCAAAAACTTTTATTATATCTTGTAAATGGCCATTAGCTGTTCGTCTGTAAGTTCCTTCCATAGCAGTGGGCCCTGGATTTGCAATAGGGCCAGCAATTACGATATTGGCACTTGTACTTACTTTATAACCACCCTTATTAAATTTCTCAAAAGCAATACTATAACCGCCGATTTCTGATAAATCAGGAATTCCCAAATTTTCCGATTTAAGAATATTTACAGAATCGCTTCCCGTCTTACCGCCGTATCCGCCGACCATACCGTAAACAGTATCCACGGCAACAGCTACGACTTCTGGTAAATCTTTTTCCAATGTTGCTTGTCCAACACCATATACATAGGAATCAGACATAAGTTTCTCTGCAATAAATGGCAGACTGATTTCCTGTGATGTTGATGGTACTAGATCATCGTCCTTGCATGCATTGAATGCAAATGAAACGAGTAAAAGTGATGCGAAAAAATAAAATTTATGTTTCATAATTAGATGTAAGTTTAAATTATTTATCCCAAAATACTTTGGCTGTCAACAAATGTTGACCAACAAAATTCTGATTCAGACTCTCTTCAATTTCCGGATACGGAAGTATGCTTGGAAATATACCCAATCCTAAAGCGTTTTTAGTCGGATTTTTGAAGATCCCTCCATTAGATGCAAAAAGCGGAGTCCCGTTGCTGTCCATCCTTCTTGTTTCAATCCAGGATTCTATTGGCTGTAAACCATTCATACAAACCCACTTTTGGTAGGCAATAGATTTCAATGGATTTGCTGCATCAAAAGCACCTTTACCAGCCAAGTAGGTATCATCAGCTCCGGCTGTTACGCCCAGGTAAGCAAAACTTTGCTTAACGGCTTCATCGTAGAGAGCCTTCGCATCTCCTCCCGCACCCAATGCGGCTGCTTCAGCAAGAAGAAGATTACCTTCCCAGGCAGACATGAAGATTACTGGAGCGGTTGCACTAAAAATCAAACCTCCATCTTTTTTTAAGGCGCCAGCTGGTTTAGAAAATGGAGCTGAACTCGAAGGTGCATTTTCTACATCCCCGGGGCCAAGTCCTTTATGATCGCCGTTATCGTTGCGGTCGTAGAAATAATCAATTCGAGGATCGTTCGTACTTTCAAGATACTCCATTGCAGTTGTGGTAGCTACGTAAAAATTACCCAAAGCCGTACTTTTTGCTGAAGTCCAAAATGGATTACTTCCGGTGGATCCACCCGGGAACCTTACCATTGCAGCATCCGCATTTTCTGTGATAAAATTACTTGTGCTTGCGATTAATTCCTTTGCTTTATCTGTATTACCAGATCTCAGATAAATCTTTAGCAACAAGGTATTTGCAAATTTTTCCCATTTGGCCAAATCTCCGCCATACACCAAATCATCGCCGGCTGGATGCCGGAAGGAGCCACCATCCTGAAGGATTTGAGCTGCCTCAATCAATTCTGCTGCCAATCCTGGATAAACCACATCTTTGGCATTATCGTATTTCGGATGCAAGATGGATCCGTCCTCGATATCTCCTTTAAAAGCTTCCAGATAAGGTATATCGCCAAACAAATCGGCACAGGTTTGTAAGCCATACGCTTTCATCACCTTAGCCAGAGCCACATAGAATTTCTCCTGCGGAGCATTCTTGATGATAAAGTTCATGTTGTTACCAGCCCGATATACGGATCTGAAAATCTCATTTCCCTCTGAAGAAGAAAGGATATGTTGATCAGGATCTCCCAAAGATACACCTGGTCCTCCCGTATGGTATTGACACCAAATTCCAATAATCGGATAAAGTCTTTGTCCAAAACCAATAGCTGTGTAAAGTTGTCCGGAACTCAACTGCAAATTAATATCTGAAGTATTTGACTGATTCGGATCAACATTCACATCGAGGTAATTATCACAGGATGTGATAAACAAACTCAGGAAAAATATTCCTGACAACACCAATTTATTTTTAATAAAGTTCATAATCATTTATTTTTCCTTGTTAATTAGAATTTTACTCTCAATTCCACACCAAAACTTCTGGAAGGAGGAGTTGTAGTCGTTTCGATACCTATCGCATCACTGGCACCACCAACACCACCAACTTCCGGATCAGCGAATGTATTCTCTTCAGCAAGCCAGAATTTAATATTCTTGGCAAAAACGCCCAACGAAATTGAACTGAATCCATTTTTTCCTTTGAATGAAGGAAAATCATAGAACAAACTCAACTCTCTGAATTTCAAATAAGATGCATCCAACAAGTATGCGCTTGCGGGCAACCCTCTGAAATAAGAGTAGGCAGTTGTCTGTTTAGTATTTGCATCTCCATTGGCGTTCACACTGTTTTCAACTACAAAAGGCTGACGGTCATTCAATAAAGTAGTTAATGCAGTTCCATTAAACTCAGTACTCAATTTTGTACCGGAGTAAAATAAACCACCCTCTTTACCATCCAATAAAGCATTTAATGTGAAATTACCAACTTTTAATTCTGTTCCCATGGTATACAGGAAATCAGGCTGATAACTGCCGAGATAACTCAGCTCTGCACTCTTTTCCGGATTACCACTCGCATTTACAACCAAACGACCCTGGTTGTCGTAAACAAAATCTGTTCCTTTGAATGTACCGAAAGGTTGTCCTTCTACAGCAACAAGGTTTAGACTTCCATGTCCGGTGAAGTGAACAATACTGGTAAAGATATTGAGTTCATCTCCTTCAATGCCGTTATCGATAATCTCCACGACTTCATTTGTATTCTTAGAATATGATCCATAAAGTCTCCAAGTAATGTTCTGAGTGTGCACAGGAGTAACGGATAAACCGATTTCCACTCCTTTGTTTGTCATTCGGCCTATGTTGACCGGAACAAATGCAAAACCTGATGACCATGGAATGTTTACATCCACAATCTGGTTTTTTGAGTTGATGTTGTAATAGGTAAAGTTCACCTCAATACGGTCTTTCAATAAGCCCATATCAAATCCGACTTCAGTTGTAACAGATAATTCTGGTTTCAAATCCGGATTTCCTATACTGTTACCTTTTTGTGCCCCTGTTTGGCCATCAAATGGAAAACGAACCTGAAAATCATCTCCCAGATCCAAAAGCAAAGGATTTAGATTGTAATAAGTATTTAATCTATATAACGGAGCATCTTTTCCAGCACTTCCTATTCCCCCTCTTAATTTGAAATAATTAATGGGTCCTAAATCAACATTGGCCATGGAAGTTGGAACAAATGAAAGACCAACAGCCTGATAGAAGAAACCTCTGTTTCCATCGGGTAATGTTGAAGAATAATCCTGTCTTGCAGAATATTCGAAGGTGGCAAAATTCTTATAACTCAAAGAATTGTTGGAATAAATTCCATAAAGCCTGTACTGAGTTGATCTTCTGGTAGCTCGTGGCTGCTCAACTGAGTTTGTCAGGTCATAAAATCCCGGTATAACTAAACCACCCACAGTAGTGCCATTTACAGTTCTGCTTGCCTGGTCAATTGAATTAAATCCTAATGTGCTGTTCAATTTGAAATCAGATCCTATAGGTGTGGAATAGGTACCGAATAAGTCGTAAATCAAATCTGTTATGCGCACAGAAGATTCTTTGTAAGAACCCAGACTGAAAACAGATTCCGGAGATCTACCTCCATCAACCAATTCTCCATCTGCCCAGGTATAGGCATGTTCATAGGCAAATTTTGGACCTTTCTCAGTCACTGAACTAGAAATGAAATTTGTACTAATTCGTCCGGTAAAACTTAATTTCTCAGTTGGGCTAAAAGATAAAGATGCACTGGACAAAACATTATCAACCGAATTTCTAAGATCCTGGTTGTCCAGAATAAAATAAGGATTGATGGAATATTGTCCATAAAATCCTTTAAAATCATGATATGGACTGTTGTAATCTCTTAATTCTTCAAAAGGTATATTTGAAGGCGTCTGAGTAGCGAAAGACATTGCTGGAGTACCAGAAGAGTAACCGAATGGATATCCTCCTTCCGTTGCGCCTCTTTGATTCAGTTTGGAGTAGTTTATTCTAAAATCTGACCTCCATTTGTCTGAGAATTGTGCACCTGCATTTAATTGCAGGTTGTGTTTTTTCAATTCAGTATTCAAAACAATACCTTCATTATTAAAATTGGTATAAGACAACAGGTAGGTAAATTTATCACTACCTCCACTGATTGAAAAATTGTTTCTAACGGTTTGTCCGATTTCAAAGAAATTCTTCACATTGTTTTTAACCGCACTATAGGGTCTTATCAATTGCTCAATCTTACCGTTCGAAAGAGGAATGAGATCGCCATGATCGTCAAATGGAGCTGCTGTCCAGGGTAATAATCTTCCATCAAATTTGGAACCCCAGGCAAAGTTTTCGCCCATAAAAATGTTGATTCCACCACCGCATCCGTTACAAGATTCATATCCTGAACCGTATTGCTCCTGGTACTTGTACAATAAAAGTACCTCTTCCACACTAAATGATGAGTTCACCGAAATGGTAGGTTTAGTTGATTTTTTACCTGACTTAGTAGTTACCAAAATAACGCCGGAACCTCCTCTGGAACCATACAATGTGGTTGCTGCAGGTCCTTTTAATACAGTCACTGACTCAATATCATCAGGATTGATGTCGTTACCTCTGTTTCCAAAGTCAACATAATTGTCGCGATCGCCATCTTTTCCAGTTCCTCCTCCACCCGAAGCACTACTGTTATTTACAGGTACTCCATCAACGACGATCAAGGCATTATTTCCCTGGGTTAGAGAAGTTTCTCCT includes:
- a CDS encoding 30S ribosomal protein S21, translating into MLIIDVKEMESIDRALKKYKKKFEQSQTLRQLRKRKHFTKPSVERRSEILKAVYRQEYIAKYI
- a CDS encoding SusD/RagB family nutrient-binding outer membrane lipoprotein, producing MNFIKNKLVLSGIFFLSLFITSCDNYLDVNVDPNQSNTSDINLQLSSGQLYTAIGFGQRLYPIIGIWCQYHTGGPGVSLGDPDQHILSSSEGNEIFRSVYRAGNNMNFIIKNAPQEKFYVALAKVMKAYGLQTCADLFGDIPYLEAFKGDIEDGSILHPKYDNAKDVVYPGLAAELIEAAQILQDGGSFRHPAGDDLVYGGDLAKWEKFANTLLLKIYLRSGNTDKAKELIASTSNFITENADAAMVRFPGGSTGSNPFWTSAKSTALGNFYVATTTAMEYLESTNDPRIDYFYDRNDNGDHKGLGPGDVENAPSSSAPFSKPAGALKKDGGLIFSATAPVIFMSAWEGNLLLAEAAALGAGGDAKALYDEAVKQSFAYLGVTAGADDTYLAGKGAFDAANPLKSIAYQKWVCMNGLQPIESWIETRRMDSNGTPLFASNGGIFKNPTKNALGLGIFPSILPYPEIEESLNQNFVGQHLLTAKVFWDK
- a CDS encoding SusC/RagA family TonB-linked outer membrane protein; the protein is MKKLLFIFLALFAVVQFAEAQRVLKGTITDKDGNPIIGANVVAKGTTVGTITDINGNYSLEVPANSSVIVVSYTGYNSQELSLGVSNTMDVTLEEGVLLGETVITALGVKRNKSDVVYANQTINSDELNSTASKSVLNALQGKVAGVKIGQASGAVGASTRVVLRGETSLTQGNNALIVVDGVPVNNSSASGGGGTGKDGDRDNYVDFGNRGNDINPDDIESVTVLKGPAATTLYGSRGGSGVILVTTKSGKKSTKPTISVNSSFSVEEVLLLYKYQEQYGSGYESCNGCGGGINIFMGENFAWGSKFDGRLLPWTAAPFDDHGDLIPLSNGKIEQLIRPYSAVKNNVKNFFEIGQTVRNNFSISGGSDKFTYLLSYTNFNNEGIVLNTELKKHNLQLNAGAQFSDKWRSDFRINYSKLNQRGATEGGYPFGYSSGTPAMSFATQTPSNIPFEELRDYNSPYHDFKGFYGQYSINPYFILDNQDLRNSVDNVLSSASLSFSPTEKLSFTGRISTNFISSSVTEKGPKFAYEHAYTWADGELVDGGRSPESVFSLGSYKESSVRITDLIYDLFGTYSTPIGSDFKLNSTLGFNSIDQASRTVNGTTVGGLVIPGFYDLTNSVEQPRATRRSTQYRLYGIYSNNSLSYKNFATFEYSARQDYSSTLPDGNRGFFYQAVGLSFVPTSMANVDLGPINYFKLRGGIGSAGKDAPLYRLNTYYNLNPLLLDLGDDFQVRFPFDGQTGAQKGNSIGNPDLKPELSVTTEVGFDMGLLKDRIEVNFTYYNINSKNQIVDVNIPWSSGFAFVPVNIGRMTNKGVEIGLSVTPVHTQNITWRLYGSYSKNTNEVVEIIDNGIEGDELNIFTSIVHFTGHGSLNLVAVEGQPFGTFKGTDFVYDNQGRLVVNASGNPEKSAELSYLGSYQPDFLYTMGTELKVGNFTLNALLDGKEGGLFYSGTKLSTEFNGTALTTLLNDRQPFVVENSVNANGDANTKQTTAYSYFRGLPASAYLLDASYLKFRELSLFYDFPSFKGKNGFSSISLGVFAKNIKFWLAEENTFADPEVGGVGGASDAIGIETTTTPPSRSFGVELRVKF